One genomic segment of Ignavibacteriota bacterium includes these proteins:
- a CDS encoding Gfo/Idh/MocA family oxidoreductase yields the protein MNTNRREFIKKVGLGTAAITVGSSIIEGCASIAKTESKVIVSDAMHYNRIIGANDRVRVGVIGFSGRFRGSLSKAFAASSKDLNMEFVAVSDIWNKRREEGVEYLSELQGNKIIGFRNNEELYEKSETDAVIISTADFQHAYHATEAVNSGRDAYVEKPLAESMADNIMVLKAVKETGKIVQLGSQRRSGNNYKTAADYIKSGKFGPIKVVEMTWNVNQPDRWRLPDVVAGLKESDVDWNRFLINREKIAFNPRIYCEYRLFWPYSSGIPGQWMVHQIDTVHWFTGLNYPLSVVANGGVYMWNDGRINADTLTAVFEYGPKNDPDPTKRFSVIYSSRFSNSAGGVKEIYYSNGGELNLDTNKVTSNGGLSKGHAERYPQFGLKENLLADYELASAQSQVVTSANTGTDSDTVNHMRNWMECLRSRKQPNAPIEAGYNHSVASLMVTESLLRGKKVKFDEVNQVILDA from the coding sequence TTGAATACTAACAGAAGAGAGTTTATTAAAAAAGTGGGATTGGGAACAGCAGCTATAACAGTTGGTTCATCAATAATTGAAGGATGTGCATCAATAGCAAAAACTGAATCAAAGGTAATTGTTTCAGATGCGATGCATTACAATAGAATTATTGGAGCTAATGATCGAGTAAGAGTTGGTGTAATAGGATTTTCCGGAAGATTTAGAGGATCGTTAAGCAAAGCTTTTGCGGCAAGTTCAAAAGATTTAAATATGGAATTTGTTGCAGTCTCAGATATTTGGAATAAAAGAAGGGAAGAAGGCGTTGAATATTTATCGGAGTTACAAGGCAACAAAATTATTGGTTTCAGAAATAACGAAGAACTTTACGAGAAATCTGAAACAGATGCAGTTATTATAAGTACCGCAGATTTTCAACACGCATATCATGCAACAGAAGCAGTAAATTCTGGAAGAGATGCCTATGTAGAAAAACCATTAGCTGAATCAATGGCTGATAACATTATGGTACTTAAAGCCGTTAAAGAAACCGGAAAAATTGTTCAGCTCGGTTCACAAAGAAGAAGCGGAAATAATTATAAAACTGCTGCCGATTATATAAAATCCGGAAAATTTGGTCCAATTAAAGTTGTAGAAATGACTTGGAATGTTAATCAACCGGATAGATGGCGACTTCCCGATGTTGTTGCAGGATTGAAGGAATCAGATGTAGATTGGAATAGATTTTTAATCAACAGAGAAAAAATTGCATTTAATCCGAGAATATATTGCGAGTATAGACTTTTCTGGCCTTATTCTTCGGGTATTCCGGGTCAATGGATGGTTCATCAAATAGATACGGTTCATTGGTTTACCGGATTGAATTATCCGTTAAGTGTTGTAGCAAACGGCGGAGTTTATATGTGGAATGACGGAAGAATAAATGCAGATACATTAACCGCAGTTTTTGAATACGGTCCCAAAAATGATCCCGATCCTACAAAAAGATTTTCTGTAATTTATTCTTCGCGTTTTTCAAACTCAGCCGGTGGAGTTAAAGAAATTTATTATTCAAACGGCGGTGAATTAAATTTAGATACAAATAAAGTTACATCTAACGGTGGATTAAGCAAAGGTCATGCTGAAAGATATCCTCAATTTGGATTAAAGGAAAATTTACTTGCTGATTATGAACTTGCTTCTGCACAATCACAAGTTGTAACAAGTGCAAATACCGGAACCGATTCTGACACTGTAAATCACATGCGAAACTGGATGGAATGTTTGCGCAGCAGAAAACAGCCGAACGCTCCAATAGAAGCCGGATATAATCATTCTGTTGCAAGTTTGATGGTAACAGAATCCTTACTCAGAGGTAAAAAAGTTAAGTTTGATGAAGTCAATCAAGTAATTCTGGACGCATAA
- a CDS encoding DUF1080 domain-containing protein, with product MWFKILCFGCLVGLVSCSLFQNEIENSMMKKMNTLTENEIDEGWQLLFDGKSFDGWRGIGIDSIPSGHWKIEDGCIRKIKSGDVPLRADGQPLKGGDLITDKKFNNFELAFDWKISEAGNSGIKYNVDEQYSITNGSSNALGFEYQVLDDEKNNDNLTPSHRSASLYDLIEATGKTLNPVGEFNTSKIIFNKNHGEHWLNGEKVVEFDLTSQEFIEFFKKSKYSKHEDFITHKIAHLVLQDHGSDCWYRNIKIREIK from the coding sequence ATGTGGTTTAAAATTTTATGTTTTGGATGTTTAGTTGGATTAGTCTCATGCTCTTTATTTCAAAATGAAATTGAAAATAGTATGATGAAGAAAATGAATACTTTAACAGAAAATGAAATTGATGAAGGATGGCAATTATTATTCGATGGAAAATCTTTTGACGGTTGGCGAGGAATTGGAATTGATTCTATACCAAGCGGGCATTGGAAAATTGAAGATGGCTGCATTAGAAAAATAAAAAGCGGTGATGTTCCTTTAAGAGCTGACGGACAACCTTTGAAAGGAGGAGATTTAATTACAGATAAAAAATTCAATAATTTTGAATTAGCATTTGATTGGAAAATTAGTGAAGCCGGAAACAGCGGAATTAAATATAATGTTGATGAACAATATTCAATAACAAATGGTTCATCAAACGCACTCGGATTTGAATATCAAGTTTTAGACGATGAAAAAAATAATGATAATCTAACTCCTTCACATAGATCAGCATCATTATATGATTTGATTGAAGCAACTGGAAAAACTCTAAATCCGGTTGGCGAATTTAATACATCAAAAATAATTTTTAATAAAAATCATGGTGAACATTGGCTTAACGGTGAAAAAGTAGTTGAGTTTGATCTTACATCACAAGAGTTTATTGAGTTTTTTAAGAAAAGCAAATATTCCAAACATGAAGATTTTATAACTCATAAAATTGCGCATCTTGTTTTACAAGATCACGGAAGTGATTGCTGGTATAGAAATATTAAAATTAGAGAAATAAAATAA